A genomic region of Scomber japonicus isolate fScoJap1 chromosome 5, fScoJap1.pri, whole genome shotgun sequence contains the following coding sequences:
- the LOC128358603 gene encoding gamma-crystallin M2-like — translation MMGKIIFYEERNFQGRSYECSSDCADMSSYMSRCHSCRVERGCFMVYDRTNFMGNQYFMRRGEYADYMSMMGMSDCIRSCRMIPMHCGNYRMRIYERENFGGQMHELMDDCDNIMSRYSMSNCMSCNVMDGHWLMYEQPSYRGRMMYMRPGEYRNFMNMGMSGMKFMSMRRIMDSYY, via the exons ATGATGGGCAAG ATCATTTTCTACGAGGAGAGGAACTTCCAGGGTCGTTCCTATGAGTGCAGCAGCGATTGCGCTGACATGTCCTCCTACATGAGCAGGTGCCACTCCTGCAGGGTGGAGAGGGGCTGCTTCATGGTCTACGACCGCACCAACTTCATGGGTAACCAGTACTTCATGAGGAGGGGCGAGTACGCTGACTACATGAGCATGATGGGCATGAGCGACTGCATCAGGTCCTGCCGCATGATCCCCATG CACTGTGGAAACTACAGGATGAGGATCTACGAGAGGGAGAACTTCGGTGGTCAGATGCACGAGCTGATGGACGACTGTGACAACATCATGAGCCGTTACAGCATGTCCAACTGCATGTCCTGCAACGTGATGGACGGACACTGGCTGATGTACGAGCAGCCCAGCTACAGAGGCAGGATGATGTACATGAGGCCTGGAGAGTACAGGAACTTCATGAACATGGGCATGAGTGGCATGAAGTTCATGAGCATGAGGCGCATCATGGACTCTTATTATtga